The sequence below is a genomic window from Desulfobacterales bacterium.
TATGGACCTGATACCCATGCATATTCTTGGTGCGATGATCAGAAAAGCGTTTGCTGCAGGTTGGGATGTCTTTTCTGGCCCCCTTTAAGTATGCCTGGAAATGCCTTTTATTGCAGAAGGTTTGATAATGCATACATTGAGGCCTATATGGATGTCGAACCGGGTTTGTACTGTGTGAGAGTCCCAGATTTGGGCGATGACTGCTCAGGGAAAAGATGTATTCATATGTGGACATATGACAAGAAAGTAATTGAAGATTTACCTGATAAGCTGAAAAACAATATTCCTGATACCACAAAGGCTGTCCTGAAGAGAAAGGGTGTTACGTTGTAGATAGTCATGCGGATTTTGGGTTTGTTAATGATTTACTAAATTAATGGGGAGAGAAAAAATTTCTTTCCCCATCAATCTTGTAAGTAAATTATTGCACTGCTGTCCAAAACAATTTGAATTTTGATATTCTGAAACAATAATATCAATCTTTAATTTCGCTCTTTGAAAACGCACGTATTTATTTTTTCATCCTTCCTTCCCATTGCCTGCTCTATTAATCGGCCATGGATTCAGCTTGAATCTATCAGATGCTGGTAGTCATAGTAGTGAAGTCGAACGTCCAGGATGGAGAGAATATCTTTTTGAAGATCATTAAGTTCGGATACAAAGCCACAGCTATCTCCGTCAGGTAGCGGTATTTGTCCCTGGACGATATCTTCGAACTCTTTCAGCATAAACTCGCTGCGCGGATTACGGATATCCTTTTTGTTTGGCATAAATCTATCCAATCCCCGGTTTCGGTTGTCGATATTATTCCTGGCGGTTCTCTCGATGATCACCAACATCTGCAAAGTGATTTTGAAGAGGAACAAAAATGCTTCTATTCGCTCAGGGGTATGCAGGTAGATGGGCTCAATGCTGTAAGGCCCCTTTGCCCGGCGGAAGGTGTGCTCGCACTTGTATTGGCTCTTGTGAGCCAGCATAGCTTTCTCGATGCTCAGTTTATCTGAGGGCTTGTTGGTTAGAAGCGGATAATCGCCGCACTGGGAGAGAGCTTTTTCGAAAGCATCTTTGTCAAGTTCATGTTGAACGCTGAAATGGTCATTGACTTCAGCTATCTTTTCCTTTTCAGAGTCTGCCGATGGCCTGCCGCGTTTGCTGTTCTTATAGGTGGTGACCGGATTGTTGATTACGGTGTAGGTGAAAAATAAGTCTGTGTTGTTTTTCTTCAAGATGGCGGCGCATGCCGCCTCTATCTGTTCCTAGCTTTTCAGCTTATAACTGTTGAGTTTGCCGGAAAGTTCTTTGAAATCGTCGCGTGTCTTCTGGATGCGGTTTTGCAACGCTTTTTGTTTTAGGGCGCGAAGACCATGATCGAACAGAATGATCATCCGCAGCTTGTAGGTTTTGTCTTCATGTGAAAATTCCATGGGGACTTCAAAGCCGCGGTTAACGTGCTCTTTATAAAGGATAAGTAGCTCACTGTCATGTTTGCTCAGTGCCTCTTCAAAGATATTCTTGTAGGATTCATACATCGGCGCCGGAGCGATGAAAAACCCATCATTGTCTGAAATATGCGCCATGTTCTCGTGAGTGATCAATTTCGAATCAGCCACGTAAAGGAAATCATGGCCGTCGAGCAGATCAATCAGTTTGTGCCACTGCTCGACATAGGTAGTTACATCAGCCGTATTGCCGCTATAGACCTTTTGAAATAATGGGAAGGCGTGATCGGAACTAACGGACATCGACCAGACAAGTTGCTTTAGGTCCTTGCGGTGCTTTTTACTATGCCCAAACGTGACACGGATGCTGCGGTCGGTCTTGTTGTTGTCGGCATTACCGTAAACAGACATTGAGGTTGTATCATTGTGACAGACAGGAGTTTGGATTTAAAACACCTCGATCATATTCCGGGTGATAGCCAGTTCGAGCTCCCCGATTCCATAAGAAAATATGGCATCCAGGGTATTGGCAAGCCGGTCGTCGAAGAACTCTTCGGGCGCAATATTGGGTAGCATCACGTTGAGCACGGTTTTTTCTGCGGCAAATTTGCAAATTCGATATAGTTGCATGACCTGAAACAGTATGCCGGAAACCATAGCCATGGCAGCTTGGCTAAGGGTGAAGATTTTCCTTCTTAGATTCGGCTCAACCTGATCATTTATGATGCGCTGGATCCCACATTGATCAAAATAACGGTGCAGGATCGGTGCAAATCCAACCGCTTGTGTTTGGACATTTTTGATAACTGGTGGTATCAATTGCAGCGCCCTCCTTAACATGCTGGAAAGACTCTGCTTTTTAACAGTAAAAATCTAGTTTGATTTCAGTTGGTTATATGGGTTTATTTGGAATTATTGTGTGAAAAAGCGCTCAATCTATAACAGTTATATATTTTTAATGATTTCCTTTGATTTTTAATTTATAAAACCAATAAACGGAACAAGCGAAATTCAAGATAAAGATGAACTGCGCTGATTTTATCGATAACGCACTGGCAATCGATGATTCATTGCCGGTCGCGAAAAGATTTGCCGATGCTGGGTTTAAAGTCATTGGGGTAAGCTGTGGTATAATAGGTGATTAAAAATGGCTTAAAACAGTCAGAATTAGCCAGCACAGGCCTGGAATTTTAACAGAGAATGAGGAAGCCTACTTCGAAGGATATGCTCGCCATATTAAAAAAGAAATTACAATTGCATTAATCCTCCTATAGGGGTTTGAGATCCTTTGAGGTCGCCGATTTGATTATAAACGACGGAATTACCGATTACATTAAAATGAGCCAACCGTTTATCCGAGAGCCAGACTTGATTAACCGATTGCAAATGGGATGCCTGCGTAAAGCAGAATGTATATCGGACTATTTGTGCTTCAATCCGGGCTTTAAGGATGAGGGAGTATATTGTGTCATTAAAGAGAGGAGTTTAAAAAAGTAATATTGGAATTTTTGGGAAGAAAGATTTTCCTCTGCCCATAGGTTGAATAATATGCAAAAAATGCAAATTAAGGTCAAGTTCCTGTCTGTTTTTGCCAATAAAATTGGGACAACCGAAGAAATAATAGAGCTCTTTGAAGATTATAAAATTTCAAAACTAATAAAAATAATAACAAAAAAATATAAAGATGGTCTTAGTGACTATATTTCAGTTTGCGGTGATGATTATGCCTTTAATCAACTGATCAAGATAGGCATACAAATCGGTGGTGAAGGGAGAGTCCAGATGATTGATTATATGGACGGTCCTGATACGATCTTAAATAATGGAGATATTGTATTCATTTAT
It includes:
- a CDS encoding DUF4277 domain-containing protein translates to MIPPVIKNVQTQAVGFAPILHRYFDQCGIQRIINDQVEPNLRRKIFTLSQAAMAMVSGILFQVMQLYRICKFAAEKTVLNVMLPNIAPEEFFDDRLANTLDAIFSYGIGELELAITRNMIEVF
- a CDS encoding transposase yields the protein MKKNNTDLFFTYTVINNPVTTYKNSKRGRPSADSEKEKIAEVNDHFSVQHELDKDAFEKALSQCGDYPLLTNKPSDKLSIEKAMLAHKSQYKCEHTFRRAKGPYSIEPIYLHTPERIEAFLFLFKITLQMLVIIERTARNNIDNRNRGLDRFMPNKKDIRNPRSEFMLKEFEDIVQGQIPLPDGDSCGFVSELNDLQKDILSILDVRLHYYDYQHLIDSS